The following coding sequences lie in one Clostridiisalibacter paucivorans DSM 22131 genomic window:
- a CDS encoding DUF2798 domain-containing protein, whose amino-acid sequence MKINKKYRGVVFSCLAAVFISVPIAFFMVIINYGFRPGFLIAFLKSSLVGTAISVPLANIFIPLAEKIVNNIVEE is encoded by the coding sequence TTGAAGATAAATAAGAAGTATAGGGGAGTTGTATTTTCATGTCTTGCTGCTGTATTTATATCGGTACCCATTGCATTTTTTATGGTAATAATAAACTATGGATTTAGACCAGGATTCCTTATAGCATTTTTAAAATCTTCTTTGGTCGGCACAGCTATTTCTGTGCCGCTGGCAAATATATTTATTCCATTAGCAGAAAAGATAGTAAATAATATAGTAGAGGAGTAA
- a CDS encoding BlaI/MecI/CopY family transcriptional regulator — translation MEKSFKISDSEWDVMEVLWKESPQTSKEIISKIQQNSDWKPTTIKTLISRLVDKNIINYQKKGKAHYYYPTLKREECIRIKSNRFIKKFYKGGLKAMIANFVDMYELSDNDIDDLKKILDKKKD, via the coding sequence ATGGAAAAATCATTTAAGATATCCGATTCAGAATGGGATGTTATGGAAGTACTTTGGAAAGAAAGCCCCCAAACATCAAAGGAAATCATCAGTAAAATCCAACAAAATAGTGATTGGAAACCAACTACTATTAAAACCCTTATATCAAGACTTGTAGACAAAAATATAATAAATTATCAAAAAAAAGGAAAAGCCCATTACTATTATCCAACTTTAAAAAGAGAAGAATGTATCCGTATCAAAAGTAATAGGTTTATAAAAAAATTCTATAAAGGTGGTCTAAAGGCTATGATTGCTAACTTTGTAGATATGTATGAACTCTCTGACAATGATATAGATGACTTAAAAAAAATATTAGACAAAAAAAAGGATTAA
- a CDS encoding MarR family winged helix-turn-helix transcriptional regulator, which produces MENIYEELGRWISILYRQFQIYINNELKDLDIKSGEYIYLIKLYEDQELTQEDLAKIYYIDKAAITRSIKGLEDKGYIKRTRNERDKRSYSIKVTEKALRVKKRIYNALKDWDDLIASDVKDEDLKYMSNKLKEMSIKALSRDQ; this is translated from the coding sequence ATGGAAAATATATACGAAGAATTGGGTAGATGGATATCTATATTATATAGGCAATTTCAGATATATATAAATAATGAATTAAAGGATTTAGATATAAAATCAGGTGAATATATATATTTAATAAAGCTATATGAGGATCAAGAACTGACCCAAGAAGATTTGGCTAAAATATATTATATAGATAAGGCAGCAATAACAAGGAGTATAAAGGGACTTGAGGATAAAGGATATATAAAGAGAACAAGAAATGAAAGGGATAAGAGGTCTTATAGTATTAAAGTTACTGAAAAGGCCTTGAGGGTTAAAAAAAGAATATACAATGCACTTAAGGACTGGGATGATTTAATTGCTTCAGATGTAAAAGATGAAGACCTTAAATATATGTCTAATAAGTTAAAGGAGATGTCAATAAAGGCATTGAGTAGAGATCAATAA